The proteins below are encoded in one region of Desulfovibrio sp. JC010:
- a CDS encoding carboxymuconolactone decarboxylase family protein: MIESQTEKKKSIGANWEKYTKLMPEIAEPYYELHGEVYKDGYVKAKHKRLMALVAALTGGCKACILYQTVEALNAGSSVDEILESCAVAISLGGTMAAGETADVMGLLKEMGKID; encoded by the coding sequence ATGATTGAAAGCCAAACTGAAAAAAAGAAGTCAATCGGCGCAAACTGGGAAAAATACACTAAGCTCATGCCTGAAATCGCTGAGCCGTATTATGAGTTGCATGGTGAGGTATACAAAGACGGATATGTAAAAGCCAAGCATAAACGTTTGATGGCACTGGTTGCCGCTCTTACCGGCGGCTGTAAGGCTTGTATTCTGTATCAGACTGTTGAAGCATTGAATGCAGGCTCTAGTGTGGATGAAATCCTTGAAAGCTGCGCTGTGGCAATTTCATTGGGGGGCACAATGGCAGCTGGAGAAACTGCCGATGTGATGGGGTTGCTCAAAGAAATGGGTAAGATTGATTAG
- a CDS encoding glutamine synthetase family protein translates to MAAPIFNCKNADDVLKAVRDYNISFVQFWFVDILGTLKSFQITPKELEASFEEGMGFDGSSILGFTRIEESDMIAIPDPTTFQLCSWRPTERPVARMFCDIQNPDGTPYEGDSRWVLKKTLDKAAERGYTYYVGPELEFFLFQDEKGTKIIDRGGYFDAPPLDLGNDVRRDIIFSLEQMGYDVEYSHHEVAPSQHEIDLRYAEGMRMADTAMTYRVIVKEVARKHGIYATFMPKPIFGENGSGMHVHQSLFKNGRNVFFDANDEYHLSPEGKSYIAGILKHAPEMTCVTNQWVNSYKRLVPGYEAPVYVSWARKNRSTLVRVPMYKPGKENATRMELRCPDPAANPYLCFAVMLQAGLKGIDETYELPAPIEENIFAMDGPTLAEHGITALPGNLYEAAVAMKNSEVVKECLGEHIHANLYRNKIKEWDRYRTQVTEYEIANYLPVL, encoded by the coding sequence GTGGCTGCGCCAATTTTCAACTGCAAAAACGCTGACGATGTCCTGAAGGCTGTACGTGATTACAACATCAGTTTCGTACAGTTCTGGTTTGTAGATATTCTCGGAACCCTGAAAAGCTTCCAGATTACCCCCAAGGAACTTGAAGCATCTTTCGAAGAAGGTATGGGTTTTGATGGTTCTTCTATTCTCGGGTTTACCCGTATCGAAGAATCAGACATGATCGCCATCCCCGATCCCACCACTTTTCAGCTTTGCTCCTGGCGTCCAACAGAACGCCCGGTAGCCCGTATGTTCTGTGATATTCAGAACCCGGACGGCACCCCGTATGAAGGCGACAGCCGCTGGGTGCTCAAAAAAACCCTCGATAAGGCTGCCGAGCGCGGCTACACCTACTACGTGGGTCCCGAACTTGAATTTTTCCTTTTTCAGGACGAAAAAGGCACCAAGATTATCGACCGCGGCGGTTACTTTGACGCCCCGCCGCTGGATCTCGGTAACGATGTGCGCCGCGACATCATTTTTTCCCTTGAACAGATGGGTTATGATGTAGAATACAGCCACCACGAAGTAGCACCCAGCCAGCATGAAATCGACCTGCGCTACGCTGAAGGCATGCGCATGGCCGACACAGCCATGACTTACCGGGTTATCGTTAAGGAAGTGGCCCGCAAACACGGCATCTACGCCACCTTCATGCCCAAGCCCATTTTCGGCGAAAACGGCTCCGGCATGCACGTACACCAGTCCCTGTTCAAAAACGGCCGTAACGTCTTTTTCGATGCCAACGATGAGTATCATCTCAGCCCGGAAGGCAAGAGCTATATTGCCGGTATCCTCAAGCATGCCCCGGAAATGACCTGTGTCACCAACCAGTGGGTCAACTCATACAAACGTCTGGTTCCCGGCTATGAGGCCCCTGTATATGTCTCATGGGCCCGTAAGAACCGTTCCACACTGGTGCGGGTGCCCATGTATAAGCCCGGCAAAGAAAATGCCACCAGAATGGAACTGCGTTGCCCCGACCCGGCTGCCAACCCCTATCTCTGCTTTGCGGTAATGCTGCAGGCCGGGCTTAAAGGAATTGACGAGACCTACGAACTGCCCGCACCCATCGAAGAAAATATCTTCGCCATGGACGGTCCGACCCTTGCTGAACACGGCATCACTGCCCTGCCCGGCAACCTTTACGAAGCAGCAGTGGCCATGAAGAACAGCGAAGTGGTCAAGGAATGCCTCGGCGAACATATTCACGCCAATCTTTACAGAAACAAAATCAAGGAATGGGACAGGTACCGTACTCAGGTAACCGAGTACGAAATAGCAAACTACCTGCCTGTTTTATAA
- the gyrB gene encoding DNA topoisomerase (ATP-hydrolyzing) subunit B has product MAPNQDYSAESITVLEGLAAVRKRPAMYIGSTDIRGLHHLVYEVVDNSIDEAMGGFCSKFKVTLHMDNSVTVSDNGRGIPVDIHPKKKKPALEIVMTVLHAGGKFDNDAYKVSGGLHGVGVSCVNALSEHLEATVRRGGKIYRQSYERGVPTGPLECIGDAVTTGTTIRFRPDEEIFETNQFDFNVLKKRFRELAYLNKGLEIEFVDERSNESASFKADGGIVSFVEDLNKGQTTVSEIIYAESETDNVITELAVQYNTAFKENTHTFANNIRTVEGGTHLAGFKGALTRAINTYIQNSDLPKKLKIKLSGDDVREGLTAVISVKLPDPQFEGQTKTKLGNSEMVGIVSGMVYDKLSSYFQENPKDAKSIVEKVVDAARARDAARKARDLVRRKGALSDHSLPGKLADCQSKDPSESELFIVEGDSAGGSAKQGRNPKHQAILPLRGKILNVEKTRFDKMLGNKEIRALITAMGIGIGQEEGEKDFDKLRYHKVVIMTDADVDGSHIRTLLLTFFFRQYEELIQRGHLYIAQPPLYRIAKGKYEKFIKDDSELYSLLIQRVAKDITIKTECGQDYHQESLIELLDDIRFIKDKISEAANMGISDSLFANLVSLDEKMTPELFKDSDPQNFIFKMEESGYKVIIEREETETEGEDRVYVVFENENGHRSRLAVEFFNSKLFRNTYDRNRKIVDECDGIDFKITRGENETEVRGIFKLLDGVMEEAYKGINLQRYKGLGEMNPEQLWETTMDPEKRTMLQVTIEDASAANEIFEDLMGDNVEPRREFIEKNALAVQELDI; this is encoded by the coding sequence ATGGCTCCCAATCAAGATTACAGCGCGGAATCGATTACGGTCCTTGAGGGCCTCGCCGCGGTTAGAAAAAGACCCGCCATGTATATCGGTTCCACCGATATCAGGGGGTTGCATCACCTTGTTTACGAGGTGGTCGATAACTCCATTGATGAAGCCATGGGCGGGTTCTGCTCCAAATTCAAAGTAACCCTGCACATGGATAACAGCGTAACCGTATCCGATAACGGCCGCGGTATCCCTGTTGATATCCATCCCAAAAAGAAAAAACCGGCTCTTGAGATCGTTATGACCGTGCTCCACGCGGGCGGTAAATTCGATAACGATGCTTATAAAGTTTCCGGCGGGCTGCACGGTGTTGGTGTTTCCTGCGTAAACGCCCTCTCTGAGCATCTTGAGGCCACAGTTCGACGCGGGGGTAAGATTTACCGTCAAAGTTACGAGAGAGGGGTTCCTACGGGTCCTCTGGAGTGCATTGGTGATGCGGTTACCACCGGTACCACCATCCGCTTCCGTCCTGATGAGGAAATTTTTGAAACCAACCAGTTTGATTTCAACGTCCTCAAAAAGCGTTTCCGCGAACTGGCCTACCTGAACAAAGGACTTGAAATCGAGTTCGTTGATGAGCGTTCAAATGAAAGTGCCAGCTTCAAGGCTGACGGCGGTATTGTTTCTTTTGTCGAAGACCTGAATAAGGGTCAGACCACAGTAAGTGAGATCATTTATGCCGAGTCCGAGACCGACAACGTGATCACTGAACTGGCCGTGCAGTATAACACTGCCTTCAAGGAAAACACCCATACCTTTGCCAACAACATCCGCACTGTTGAGGGCGGAACACATCTGGCAGGTTTCAAGGGTGCCCTGACCCGTGCCATCAATACCTACATCCAGAACTCCGACCTGCCCAAAAAGCTTAAGATCAAGCTTTCCGGTGACGATGTCCGTGAAGGTCTGACCGCAGTCATCAGCGTTAAGCTTCCTGATCCGCAGTTCGAAGGCCAGACCAAGACCAAGCTGGGTAACTCCGAGATGGTCGGTATTGTTTCCGGTATGGTATACGACAAGCTTTCTTCCTATTTTCAGGAGAACCCCAAAGACGCCAAATCCATTGTTGAAAAAGTGGTTGATGCGGCCCGCGCTAGGGACGCAGCTCGTAAGGCTCGTGATCTCGTCCGCCGCAAGGGTGCTCTTTCCGACCATTCCCTGCCCGGTAAGCTGGCTGACTGCCAGTCCAAGGATCCCAGCGAAAGTGAACTGTTTATCGTTGAGGGTGACTCCGCGGGCGGTTCTGCCAAACAGGGCCGTAACCCCAAGCATCAGGCTATCCTGCCCCTGCGCGGTAAGATCCTGAACGTTGAGAAGACCCGGTTTGACAAGATGCTCGGCAACAAGGAAATCCGGGCATTGATCACAGCCATGGGTATCGGTATCGGTCAGGAAGAGGGCGAAAAGGATTTCGACAAGCTGCGTTACCACAAGGTCGTTATCATGACTGACGCGGATGTTGACGGCTCCCATATTCGTACCCTGCTGCTGACCTTTTTCTTCCGTCAGTATGAAGAACTGATCCAGCGCGGACACCTCTACATTGCCCAGCCGCCGCTCTACCGCATTGCCAAGGGTAAATACGAAAAATTCATCAAGGATGATTCCGAACTCTACTCCCTGCTTATCCAGCGGGTTGCCAAAGATATTACCATCAAGACCGAATGCGGTCAGGATTACCATCAGGAATCCCTCATCGAGCTGCTTGATGACATCCGTTTCATCAAGGACAAGATCAGCGAAGCTGCCAACATGGGTATTTCCGATTCCCTGTTTGCCAATTTGGTCAGCCTTGATGAAAAGATGACTCCGGAACTGTTCAAGGACAGCGATCCCCAGAATTTCATCTTCAAGATGGAAGAATCCGGATACAAGGTCATCATCGAGCGTGAAGAGACCGAGACCGAAGGCGAAGACCGCGTTTACGTTGTCTTTGAAAACGAGAACGGCCACCGTTCCAGACTGGCCGTTGAATTCTTCAACTCCAAGCTGTTCAGAAATACCTATGACCGTAACCGCAAGATCGTTGATGAGTGTGACGGAATTGATTTCAAGATCACCCGTGGCGAAAATGAAACCGAAGTCAGAGGTATTTTCAAACTGCTCGATGGCGTAATGGAAGAGGCCTACAAAGGCATCAACCTCCAGCGCTATAAAGGTCTGGGTGAAATGAACCCCGAACAGCTTTGGGAAACCACCATGGATCCTGAAAAGAGAACCATGCTGCAGGTAACTATCGAAGATGCCTCTGCTGCCAATGAGATTTTCGAAGATCTCATGGGTGACAACGTTGAGCCGCGCCGCGAATTTATTGAAAAGAACGCTCTCGCAGTTCAAGAGTTGGATATCTAG
- a CDS encoding lipopolysaccharide assembly protein LapB: protein MKRFMIIIIASLLLMLQGCDKPADNTSEVIDKARANFISGFYVDSEKGFERYLQDNPQGEHRLEAWDYLVRIAAEVRHDSDRGAAILEAMYLEFGHKAEQAAKLKLRLAEMYIRTGQYKTAVEALEKSLEFSNQPQVQLDSTRTMLAETFRKLRNYDLAIYTYNDIAKTTENPTTKARALFEMAHTLTLIQAWERAESELEKLIRMDGVPEEIHAEATFMLADIYEHRHEYKRAAQLLEKIVDTYPNPYAVRYKLDYLKKRF from the coding sequence ATGAAAAGATTCATGATCATAATTATCGCATCCCTGCTGCTAATGCTGCAGGGATGCGATAAACCTGCTGATAATACATCGGAGGTTATCGATAAGGCTCGTGCTAATTTTATCAGCGGGTTCTATGTTGATTCCGAAAAAGGGTTCGAAAGATACCTGCAGGATAACCCTCAGGGCGAGCACCGTCTTGAAGCATGGGATTATCTGGTCAGAATTGCCGCTGAAGTTCGGCATGACAGTGACCGGGGGGCGGCGATCCTCGAAGCCATGTATCTTGAGTTCGGGCATAAGGCGGAGCAGGCGGCCAAGCTTAAGCTTCGACTGGCTGAAATGTATATCCGCACCGGTCAGTATAAAACTGCTGTGGAAGCCCTTGAGAAAAGCCTTGAATTTTCCAACCAGCCACAGGTGCAGCTTGACTCCACAAGGACCATGCTGGCCGAGACTTTTCGTAAACTCAGAAATTACGACCTCGCCATTTACACCTACAATGATATAGCCAAGACCACTGAAAATCCGACCACAAAAGCCCGGGCACTGTTTGAAATGGCTCATACCCTGACCCTGATTCAGGCTTGGGAGCGGGCGGAATCAGAGCTTGAAAAACTGATCAGAATGGATGGTGTTCCCGAAGAGATTCACGCAGAAGCAACCTTCATGCTCGCTGATATTTACGAGCACCGCCACGAATACAAACGCGCTGCCCAGCTGCTTGAAAAGATAGTGGATACTTATCCTAACCCGTATGCTGTTCGGTATAAGCTGGATTATTTGAAGAAACGGTTTTAG
- a CDS encoding LysR family transcriptional regulator: protein MLDTLHSAQLTPDLLRSFIIAADTKSFTRTANLVHRTQAAVSMQMKKLEDELKCVLFQREGRGVSLTAEGEILYRYSSKILELHDEALSAVSGPKLNGIVRLGAPDDYAMKHLPGILKEFAVNHPQVQIDVFCDDTRTLAAMLDKGQLDLVIATDNAKTEFSAPLELSWILPERMEPAELDVLPLALFHPFCCYRENALKALDKAGRKYRIAYGSPSLAGLLAAVQGGLAIAVVTKETTAKGCRHARPSDNLPAIEHVYIDLRFQPGLRSEVVSVFGGFIARGLGIVI from the coding sequence ATGCTTGATACCTTACATTCAGCCCAACTCACACCGGACCTGCTCCGTTCATTCATCATTGCTGCGGATACCAAAAGTTTTACGCGCACTGCCAACCTTGTACACCGCACACAGGCAGCTGTAAGCATGCAGATGAAAAAGCTTGAGGATGAATTGAAATGTGTTCTTTTTCAACGGGAAGGCAGAGGAGTCAGCCTGACAGCCGAAGGCGAAATACTTTACCGCTATTCATCCAAAATACTTGAATTACATGATGAAGCCCTCTCGGCAGTATCAGGACCGAAGCTGAACGGCATTGTACGACTGGGGGCACCGGATGATTACGCCATGAAACATCTCCCCGGTATCCTGAAAGAATTTGCCGTGAACCATCCTCAGGTTCAGATAGATGTCTTCTGTGATGACACGCGAACTCTGGCCGCTATGCTTGATAAAGGGCAGCTTGATCTGGTTATTGCCACGGATAATGCAAAAACCGAATTTTCAGCACCTTTGGAGCTGAGTTGGATTCTGCCGGAAAGAATGGAACCAGCCGAATTGGATGTCCTGCCGCTGGCCCTCTTTCACCCGTTCTGCTGTTACCGGGAAAACGCGCTTAAAGCTCTTGATAAGGCCGGACGTAAATACCGCATTGCCTACGGCAGTCCAAGCCTTGCAGGACTTCTGGCAGCAGTTCAGGGAGGTTTGGCAATAGCTGTTGTGACCAAAGAAACCACGGCTAAGGGATGCCGTCACGCCCGCCCTTCCGACAACCTGCCGGCCATAGAACATGTTTATATTGATCTCAGATTCCAGCCGGGACTGCGGTCAGAGGTTGTTTCGGTGTTTGGAGGGTTTATTGCGCGGGGATTGGGGATTGTTATTTGA
- the gyrA gene encoding DNA gyrase subunit A: protein MSQITIEEELKKSYLEYSLSVIIGRAIPDVRDGLKPVHRRILYAMHELGNSYNRAYKKSARVVGDVIGKYHPHGDSAVYDALVRMAQEFSMRDPLVDGQGNFGSIDGDAAAAMRYTEARMSKLSSEFLADLEKKTVDFRDNYDNSLQEPSVLPTKVPNLLLNGTSGIAVGMATNIPPHNLGELINGTVHLLDNPECEIEDLMGHIKGPDFPTGALCFGGKGLREAYLTGRGSIKIRGVVNIEEKKNGRQSIVISEIPYALNKSSMVEKIAQLVGEGKIEGVSDLRDESDRKGIRVVVDLKKGAIADIIINSLYKFTQLEQSFGINMMAVNANRPQLMNLKQILAAFLEHRREVIIRRTRFDLDKCEKRAHILEGLRIALDNIDEVVKIIRGSKNGDEARIGLMERFELSKVQAQAILDMRLQRLTNLEHEKLLEEYAEILKKIEYFKSILENEEILKGVIRDELVEIKEGYATERKTVLMDHNPDDIDIEDLIPDDDAVITLSRRGYIKRTPLSNYQKQKRGGKGIAGVQTKDGDFIHTFLTTSNHQFLLLFTSKGKMFKIKVHQVPEASRIARGAHIANLLPLEKDETIATAMTMREFEEECFFLFVTKNGMVKRSSIALYRNCRQSGIRAVALKDNDELITVKEVSADSEAVLVTRNGTSIRFSCQDARAMGRVASGVKGIALRPGDEVVSGVVTGVDERVQLLTISEGGYGKRTDIEQHRLQTRGGKGIISMRVTTKTGKVLGSIMVAADDEVVLLTSGNKIIRMGVKDVSLVGRATQGVRLVRMDDGDHVVGFDLVQEANEEPTSESEGDESA, encoded by the coding sequence ATGTCTCAAATCACGATTGAAGAAGAGCTTAAGAAATCGTACTTAGAGTACTCCTTGAGCGTAATTATCGGCCGAGCGATCCCTGATGTAAGGGACGGGCTGAAGCCTGTACACAGGCGTATTCTTTACGCCATGCACGAGCTTGGTAACAGCTACAACAGGGCCTATAAGAAATCCGCCCGTGTTGTCGGTGACGTAATCGGTAAATACCACCCGCACGGTGACTCTGCTGTTTACGATGCCCTGGTACGTATGGCGCAGGAATTTTCCATGCGCGATCCGCTTGTTGACGGTCAGGGTAACTTCGGTTCCATTGACGGCGACGCCGCAGCGGCCATGCGTTACACCGAAGCAAGGATGTCCAAACTCAGTTCCGAGTTTTTGGCCGACCTTGAGAAAAAGACTGTCGATTTCCGCGACAACTACGATAACTCTTTGCAGGAACCTTCTGTTCTGCCCACCAAGGTGCCCAACCTGCTGCTGAACGGTACTTCCGGTATCGCGGTCGGTATGGCCACCAATATTCCGCCCCACAACCTCGGCGAGCTGATCAACGGTACCGTGCATCTGCTCGATAACCCTGAGTGTGAGATCGAAGACCTCATGGGCCACATCAAAGGACCTGACTTTCCCACCGGGGCACTCTGCTTCGGCGGAAAAGGTCTGCGTGAGGCTTACCTGACCGGACGCGGCTCCATCAAGATTCGCGGTGTTGTGAACATCGAGGAGAAAAAGAACGGTCGCCAGTCCATCGTCATCAGCGAAATTCCTTATGCCCTGAACAAATCCAGCATGGTTGAAAAAATCGCCCAGCTGGTTGGTGAAGGTAAAATTGAAGGTGTTTCCGATTTGCGCGATGAATCCGACCGTAAGGGTATCCGCGTTGTTGTCGACCTGAAAAAAGGCGCAATCGCGGATATTATCATCAACTCCCTGTACAAGTTCACCCAGTTGGAGCAGAGCTTCGGCATCAACATGATGGCTGTTAACGCCAACCGTCCGCAGCTGATGAACCTGAAGCAGATTCTGGCTGCCTTCCTTGAACACCGCCGCGAAGTCATCATCCGCCGGACCCGTTTTGACCTCGACAAGTGCGAGAAACGCGCCCACATTCTCGAAGGTCTGCGTATTGCGCTGGATAACATCGATGAAGTGGTCAAGATCATCCGCGGTTCCAAGAACGGTGATGAAGCACGCATCGGTTTGATGGAACGTTTTGAACTCTCCAAGGTACAGGCTCAGGCAATTCTCGATATGAGACTGCAGAGACTTACCAACCTTGAACACGAAAAACTGCTTGAAGAATACGCTGAAATTCTCAAGAAGATTGAATACTTCAAGTCCATTCTTGAGAATGAGGAAATTCTCAAAGGCGTTATCCGCGACGAGCTGGTTGAGATCAAAGAAGGTTACGCCACCGAGCGTAAAACCGTACTCATGGATCACAACCCCGATGATATCGACATCGAAGACCTTATCCCTGATGATGATGCGGTCATCACTCTTTCCAGACGCGGTTACATCAAGCGTACCCCGCTTTCCAATTACCAGAAGCAGAAGCGCGGCGGTAAAGGTATTGCCGGTGTTCAGACCAAGGACGGTGATTTTATCCACACCTTCCTGACCACCTCCAACCACCAGTTCCTGCTGCTGTTCACTTCCAAGGGCAAGATGTTCAAAATCAAGGTTCATCAGGTTCCCGAAGCAAGCCGCATTGCCCGTGGCGCGCATATCGCCAACCTGCTGCCCCTTGAGAAGGACGAAACCATTGCTACTGCCATGACTATGCGCGAATTCGAAGAAGAATGCTTCTTCCTGTTCGTGACCAAGAACGGCATGGTTAAACGTTCTTCCATCGCCCTGTACCGCAACTGCCGCCAGTCCGGTATCCGTGCGGTTGCCCTGAAGGACAATGATGAGTTGATCACAGTCAAGGAAGTAAGTGCTGATTCTGAAGCCGTGCTGGTGACCAGAAACGGTACTTCCATCCGCTTCAGCTGTCAGGATGCAAGAGCCATGGGCCGTGTGGCCAGCGGTGTTAAGGGGATTGCCCTTAGACCGGGCGACGAGGTTGTTTCCGGTGTTGTGACCGGAGTTGACGAGCGCGTCCAGCTGCTGACCATCTCCGAAGGCGGTTACGGTAAACGTACCGACATTGAACAGCACCGCTTACAGACCCGTGGCGGTAAAGGCATCATCAGCATGAGAGTTACCACCAAGACCGGCAAGGTGCTTGGTTCAATCATGGTTGCAGCTGACGATGAAGTAGTACTGCTCACCTCCGGTAACAAGATCATCCGCATGGGCGTGAAAGATGTTTCCCTCGTCGGCCGCGCCACGCAGGGTGTACGTCTTGTACGCATGGATGACGGCGACCACGTTGTGGGTTTTGACCTTGTTCAGGAAGCCAATGAAGAACCAACTTCCGAATCTGAAGGCGACGAATCTGCATAA
- the dnaN gene encoding DNA polymerase III subunit beta produces MYLKVNRDEVIEGLQKSASIIPAKTGAAYLRTIWLKSDGGNLRIMSTDSNLEFCGTYPAEIVEEGLAGVQGRAFYDLVRKLPSGELTIKNDADGSSILVEQGSRKYKLPVNDPTWFQKFSDFPAEGAVFWSGDFLLEMIERIAFCISDEDSMEAIACMNIIPAADESGKFVEVCGLNGHQFARMKFINDDIHSILPEEGILIQKKYLAELKKWLTEDEIELSLSEKRLFFKTADGKETFSLPLSYYQYPNYKNFLAKLGDDDVSRMKVEKSELSMALDRISIFNTDSNRCASFLFNPGELVLFSQGQEVGTATESMEIEFAGEMERIAFPTKNLIEILGHFQSGKINFTLTGAEAPCGVTGDDDNEYLVIVMPMKVQEETYYSEEDV; encoded by the coding sequence ATGTATTTAAAGGTGAATAGGGATGAAGTGATCGAAGGATTGCAGAAGTCTGCCAGCATCATTCCCGCCAAGACAGGTGCTGCCTACCTACGCACCATCTGGCTGAAAAGTGATGGTGGTAACCTGCGCATCATGTCCACTGATTCCAATCTTGAATTCTGCGGTACATATCCTGCCGAGATTGTGGAAGAGGGACTTGCCGGAGTACAGGGCCGTGCTTTTTATGATCTGGTCCGCAAACTTCCTTCCGGTGAACTGACCATCAAGAATGATGCTGACGGTTCATCCATTCTGGTGGAGCAGGGTTCCAGAAAATACAAACTCCCGGTGAATGATCCCACCTGGTTTCAGAAATTCTCCGATTTCCCTGCTGAAGGAGCAGTGTTCTGGTCCGGTGATTTCCTGCTGGAGATGATTGAAAGGATCGCCTTCTGCATCAGTGATGAGGACAGCATGGAAGCCATTGCCTGTATGAACATCATTCCCGCTGCTGATGAGAGCGGTAAGTTTGTGGAAGTCTGCGGCCTGAACGGACACCAGTTCGCGCGCATGAAATTCATCAATGATGACATCCATTCCATTCTTCCTGAAGAGGGTATTCTCATTCAGAAGAAGTATCTGGCTGAACTGAAAAAATGGCTTACTGAAGATGAAATTGAACTGAGCCTCAGCGAGAAGCGTCTTTTCTTCAAGACCGCAGACGGCAAGGAAACCTTCAGTCTGCCGCTGAGCTACTACCAGTATCCCAACTACAAGAACTTTCTGGCCAAACTGGGTGATGACGATGTTTCGCGCATGAAAGTGGAAAAATCCGAGCTTTCCATGGCTCTGGACCGTATCTCCATTTTTAATACCGATTCCAACCGCTGCGCATCCTTCCTGTTCAACCCCGGTGAGCTGGTGCTCTTCTCTCAGGGGCAGGAAGTGGGTACAGCAACCGAATCCATGGAAATCGAATTTGCCGGTGAAATGGAACGCATTGCTTTCCCCACCAAAAATCTCATTGAGATCCTCGGGCATTTCCAGTCCGGTAAAATCAACTTCACCCTGACCGGAGCCGAAGCACCCTGCGGCGTAACCGGTGATGATGACAACGAATATCTCGTTATCGTCATGCCCATGAAGGTTCAGGAAGAGACTTACTACAGCGAGGAAGACGTTTAA